The following proteins come from a genomic window of Malus sylvestris chromosome 4, drMalSylv7.2, whole genome shotgun sequence:
- the LOC126620095 gene encoding uncharacterized protein LOC126620095: MEARVGVVEGRQRASNSAQGGVVDGGARKFLQQQSQAKQSLNQQSQIGTVNQLLAGGIAGAFGKTCTAPLARLTILFQVQGMHSDIAALSKASIWHEASRIINEEGFKAFWRGNLVTIAHRLPYSAVSFYAYERYKTLLHSLGGENFRGNASTDMCVHFLAGGMAGLTAASATYPLDLVRTRLAAQRNAPYYRGIGHAFHTICREEGFWGLYKGLGATLLVVGPSIAISFSVYEALRSFWQSQRPNDSTVVVSLACGSLSGIASSTATFPLDLVRRRLQLEGAGGLARIYNTGLLGTLSHITRTEGLRGLYRGIMPEYYKVVPSVGIVFMTYETLKMLFTRIQSSD; encoded by the exons ATGGAAGCTCGAGTTGGGGTGGTGGAAGGAAGGCAGAGAGCTTCGAATTCAGCGCAGGGAGGCGTGGTGGATGGGGGCGCCAGGAAATTCTTGCAGCAGCAGAGCCAGGCGAAGCAGTCTCTGAATCAGCAGTCCCAGATAGGGACGGTGAACCAGCTCTTAGCCGGCGGTATAGCCGGTGCTTTTGGAAAAACCTGCACTGCACCTCTGGCTCGCCTCACCATCCTCTTTCAG GTGCAAGGAATGCACTCTGACATTGCAGCATTGAGTAAGGCTAGCATATGGCATGAGGCTTCACGTATTATCAATGAAGAAGGGTTTAAAGCATTTTGGAGAGGCAATCTCGTTACCATTGCTCATCGTCTTCCATATTCTGCCGTCAGCTTCTATGCTTATGAACGCTACAAGACC TTGCTGCATTCACTTGGTGGTGAAAATTTTAGGGGTAATGCAAGTACTGACATGTGTGTGCACTTTCTCGCTGGTGGGATGGCAGGGTTAACCGCTGCCTCAGCCACATATCCACTGGATCTTGTTAGGACACGTCTTGCAGCCCAG AGAAATGCACCATACTACAGAGGTATTGGACATGCATTTCACACAATTTGCAGAGAAGAAGGTTTTTGGGGATTGTATAAAGGACTTGGAGCGACACTGTTG GTTGTGGGACCCAGTATAGCAATAAGCTTCTCTGTTTATGAGGCTTTGAGATCTTTTTGGCAGTCCCAAAG GCCGAATGATTCGACTGTCGTGGTCAGTCTTGCTTGCGGCAGTCTTTCAGGCATTGCCTCATCAACAG CAACATTCCCTCTGGATCTTGTAAGGCGAAGGCTGCAGTTGGAGGGTGCTGGTGGTCTAGCCCGCATCTATAATACGGGCTTACTTGGGACTTTAAGCCATATAACGCGGACTGAAGGCCTGCGGGGCTTGTATAGAGGGATAATGCCAGAATATTACAAGGTCGTTCCCAGTGTAGGCATTGTCTTCATGACTTACGAGACATTGAAAATGCTTTTCACCCGCATCCAATCAAGTGACTAG
- the LOC126619385 gene encoding BEL1-like homeodomain protein 9: MAEGFEPYHVPQQSRRDKLRVLAGQTQPGCLQPGSPSPPPPHLHHALLPLSYDPTTTFISSSSGLLTCADPAVKEEGSHHHVIDHLMGFASNSTSSTFRHNNHHHPYMDPQFPLTPTAAVQEINANPFLYPPQNLHPLRDFDHQQPPYDNQVVVFKPEPLSLSLSSSQPTNQHTQQTQNNTNNNNLQRFSSPGINYDSVHSGVSVAFVPFGPFTGYASILKGSRFLKPAQHLLEEFCDVGSREIYSAKVLPLEDSSFFDPPIESFGDDDSQMAGGDGGESRRQNSRLISMLDEVYRRYKQYYQQMQAVARSFEYVAGLGNAAPYANLAIKAMARHFKCLKNAITEQLHFRSRNATHLRHEKDGNPILHSRSANGQRSLHNSEFLEHQPVWRPQRGLPERAVTVLRAWLFEHFLHPYPTDSDKLMLAKQTGLSRSQVSNWFINARVRLWKPMVEEIHMLETRQAQKTSQRVDLSSNRSSDDHLPSPNSLGSENPSTSTHRVQDTASKRTRRELHDHITMEATEQNVSYNNFPSHMHVGHVGMNMAGASSSGVSLTLGLHQNNGNGFSDPFPINAAQRFGLGLDGNGENYAMGGFEAQNRHFERDVMGGQFLHDFVG, translated from the exons ATGGCTGAGGGTTTCGAACCCTACCATGTGCCTCAACAGAGCAGAAGGGACAAGCTCAGGGTCCTGGCGGGTCAAACCCAACCGGGTTGCCTCCAACCCGGATCAccatctcctcctcctccacatCTCCACCATGCTTTGCTCCCTCTTTCATACGATCCCACCACCACCTTCATCTCCTCTTCCTCAGGTTTGCTCACGTGCGCCGACCCCGCCGTGAAAGAAGAGGGTAGTCATCATCACGTGATCGACCACTTGATGGGTTTTGCTTCCAATTCCACCTCTTCTACTTTTCGCCACAACAACCACCACCATCCCTACATGGATCCACAATTCCCTCTCACTCCCACCGCCGCCGTTCAAGAAATCAACGCCAACCCATTTCTGTACCCCCCTCAAAACCTCCACCCCCTCAGAGATTTCGACCACCAACAACCTCCCTACGACAATCAAGTAGTCGTCTTCAAACCAGAGCCTCTCTCTTTGTCCCTCTCTTCTTCCCAACCCACCAACCAGCACACCCAGCAAACCCagaacaacacaaacaacaacAATCTCCAGAGATTTTCTTCGCCTGGGATTAATTATGATTCAGTCCATTCTGGCGTTAGTGTTGCTTTTGTCCCTTTTGGACCGTTCACGGGGTACGCTTCGATTCTGAAGGGATCTAGGTTTTTAAAGCCGGCGCAGCATTTGCTGGAGGAGTTTTGCGATGTGGGCAGTCGTGAAATTTACAGCGCAAAAGTCTTGCCGCTGGAGGATTCCTCCTTTTTTGACCCTCCTATTGAGAGCTTTGGTGACGACGACTCACAGATGGCTGGGGGAGACGGCGGTGAGAGTAGAAGGCAAAATTCCAGACTAATTTCCATGCTCGACGAG GTTTATAGGAGGTACAAGCAATACTATCAACAGATGCAGGCAGTGGCAAGGTCATTTGAGTATGTTGCTGGGCTTGGAAATGCTGCTCCTTATGCAAACTTAGCGATAAAAGCCATGGCTAGACATTTTAAGTGTTTGAAGAATGCTATCACCGAGCAGCTTCACTTTAGAAGTCGGAATGCTACTCATTTAAGACATGAAAAAGATGGAAATCCAATACTTCATAGCAGAAGTGCTAATGGCCAGAGGTCCCTTCATAACTCTGAGTTTCTGGAGCACCAGCCTGTTTGGAGACCACAAAGGGGTCTTCCTGAGCGCGCCGTTACTGTTCTTAGGGCCTGGTTGTTTGAACACTTCCTGCATCC TTATCCTACGGACTCGGATAAATTAATGTTGGCTAAACAAACTGGTCTATCACGAAGCCAG GTTTCAAATTGGTTTATTAATGCAAGAGTAAGGCTATGGAAACCAATGGTGGAAGAAATACACATGCTAGAAACACGGCAAGCCCAAAAAACTTCGCAAAGGGTGGATTTAAGTTCCAATAGGTCAAGTGATGATCATTTACCTTCGCCAAACTCACTTGGATCCGAGAATCCATCCACATCCACCCATAGGGTTCAAGACACCGCATCTAAGCGCACCAGAAGAGAACTACATGATCATATCACTATGGAGGCTACTGAACAAAACGTATCTTACAATAATTTTCCAAGCCATATGCATGTAGGTCATGTTGGTATGAACATGGCAGGGGCGAGTAGTAGTGGTGTGTCTCTAACCCTGGGACTTCACCAAAATAATGGCAATGGTTTTTCAGATCCCTTTCCTATCAATGCAGCTCAACGTTTTGGCCTCGGTCTTGACGGCAATGGTGAGAACTATGCAATGGGTGGTTTCGAAGCTCAAAATCGGCATTTTGAAAGGGATGTCATGGGAGGGCAATTTTTGCACGATTTTGTTGGATGA